ATGAATGACGTCATAATTTAAGTTTTCCGCGACATTCAAGACACGCTGATCAAATGACCCATTTGGCGGTCGTAAAAATTTCGGTGCTTCATTCGTAATTTCTTGGACGATACGATGAGCAGTTTGAATATCTTTTTTAATTTGGTCTTCTTCCCAACGAGTGTAATGTTCATGACGGTACCCGTGACTACCAATTTCGTGCCCATCTTCTGCCATGCGTTCTACAACTTCAGGGTGGCGCTCGGCCCAAGCTGCAGATACAAAGAAAGTTGCAGTTACTTCATGTTCTTTTAATGTATCTAATATTGGAATTGTCCGTTCTTCGCCCCAGCTAACATTAAATGTGAGGGAAGTTTCTTTATCTTCTGCTTCCACTTTATAGATGGCAACAGCTTTATCATCTGTTGAAAAAACAGGGATCTGAGATCTTTCTACATAAAAAATCCCCGCTGTGAAAAAGGCGGCAATCGCTATAATCATATATCGCTTCAACGTTTTCGCGTTCCAAACCCAAATGAAATTCATTATTTTTCCCCCTTGTCCATTCTTTAATTCATCTATATTCGGTGGACAGGCAATTATGAATAAAATTAGTTAAAAAAGAAAATAATCTTTTTAGCAGCTTCTTACATTTTTTGAAAAAGGAAGCTTTTAGTTTGTCGGAGGTGTCTATATGTTTGGTCTTATGTTAAACGGGAAAGAATCACAAGAAGTCGAGTATTTATTAAAACGCGAGTTAGAGGAATTGTTGTTAGACTTAACTGACTCGCGCATTGATGGCATAGTAAAGCGTGCAATGGAAGAAAGGTATCAACTTATTTTTCAACTGTATAAACGTTTTACTTCACCGAAAGAATATTTAAAGTATGTTCGCCAAAAACAATATACTGGAAAGAATAAAAAAGAGCTAAATTGACCACGATTAATTAGTGTGGTGTTCTCTCAATGAGCAGATATAAAGGCCTTTTAGCCAGCTAAAAAAACTTTTCATTTTTTTAGCGGAACTACTTGCAATGCGTGAAAAAAAATAGTAATATATCAAATGTCTCAAAGAAAGCTTCTCCGAGCGAGTCGGGGAGCAACATATGTCCAGTGACGATAGCGGAGAGG
The Bacillus shivajii DNA segment above includes these coding regions:
- the pdaB gene encoding polysaccharide deacetylase family sporulation protein PdaB; translated protein: MNFIWVWNAKTLKRYMIIAIAAFFTAGIFYVERSQIPVFSTDDKAVAIYKVEAEDKETSLTFNVSWGEERTIPILDTLKEHEVTATFFVSAAWAERHPEVVERMAEDGHEIGSHGYRHEHYTRWEEDQIKKDIQTAHRIVQEITNEAPKFLRPPNGSFDQRVLNVAENLNYDVIHWSIDTQDWTNPGVDNIVDTVVSNISNGDIVLFHASDSAKQTNEALPTILDALKGKGYEFPTISELISGSEISTEEVR